A single window of Channa argus isolate prfri chromosome 10, Channa argus male v1.0, whole genome shotgun sequence DNA harbors:
- the cfap96 gene encoding cilia-and flagella-associated protein 96 isoform X1 gives MAPGDGKSDMERLGIFKELSYISVGDKYSSPTNRPFNESAYRGRQMQAGISRQRYALQSGFFEKSFSRIFEREALSDPLRLARQNRIQQAKKNLDKAFLPCNAVKKPCGSGSYYGTLSGPVEAMSPLSVARKAHRSPGRNIITSPPKKGSGYSYPNVTLSKFELYAADPYDRPKEILKKDAATHRSKLRDGPFKLNLHPSDYFQANPYRSDKPLPPAPRLLSPAQKVSVVPFKPSSPSKRIGGMKAGTFDTYPSHSADQYITRHPKHSKQEPVFRPAPGPKSTPVKSIITANVNRNVNSANYTSFIPAPVMF, from the exons ATGGCTCCAGGTGATGGCAAGAGTGACATGGAACGCCTGggtatttttaaagaattgagTTACATCTCTGTAGGAGACAAGTACTCTTCACCCACCAACC GTCCGTTCAATGAGTCGGCCTACCGCGGCCGGCAGATGCAGGCGGGAATCTCTAGACAACGATATGCTCTGCAGAGCGGGTTCTTTGAAAAGTCCTTCAGTCGGATTTTTGAACGGGAGGCACTGAGTGACCCGCTGAGGCTGGCTAGACAGAACCGCATCCAGCAGGCCAAGAAGAACCTGGACAAGGCCTTCCTGCCATGTAACGCTGTCAAGAAGCC CTGTGGTTCAGGTAGTTACTATGGAACTCTGTCAGGACCAGTGGAGGCCATGAGTCCTCTGTCAGTCGCCCGTAAAGCCCATCGCTCACCTGGACGCAACATCATTACCTCACCTCCCAAGAAAGGCAGTGGTTACAG CTATCCCAATGTTACACTGTCCAAATTTGAGCTGTATGCTGCAGACCCCTACGACAGACCCAAAGAAATACTGAAG AAGGACGCAGCGACCCATCGCTCCAAGTTAAGAGATGGTCCCTTCAAGCTCAACCTTCACCCCAGTGATTATTTCCAAGCCAATCCCTACCGCAGTGACAAGCCGCTGCCTCCAGCCCCTAGACTCCTCTCACCTGCACAGAAAGTGTCTGTTGTTCCCTTCAAGCCCTCGTCCCCCAGCAAACGG ATTGGAGGAATGAAAGCAGGGACGTTTGACACTTATCCCTCACATTCTGCTGATCAATACATCACTCGCCATCCCAAACACAGCAAGCAGGAGCCAGTCTTCCGTCCAGCTCCTGGTCCTAAGAGCACACCTGTCAAGAGTATTATCACAGCCAATGTTAACAG GAATGTGAATTCTGCAAACTACACATCATTTATTCCAGCTCCAGTGATGTTCTGA
- the cfap96 gene encoding cilia-and flagella-associated protein 96 isoform X2: MQAGISRQRYALQSGFFEKSFSRIFEREALSDPLRLARQNRIQQAKKNLDKAFLPCNAVKKPCGSGSYYGTLSGPVEAMSPLSVARKAHRSPGRNIITSPPKKGSGYSYPNVTLSKFELYAADPYDRPKEILKKDAATHRSKLRDGPFKLNLHPSDYFQANPYRSDKPLPPAPRLLSPAQKVSVVPFKPSSPSKRIGGMKAGTFDTYPSHSADQYITRHPKHSKQEPVFRPAPGPKSTPVKSIITANVNRNVNSANYTSFIPAPVMF; encoded by the exons ATGCAGGCGGGAATCTCTAGACAACGATATGCTCTGCAGAGCGGGTTCTTTGAAAAGTCCTTCAGTCGGATTTTTGAACGGGAGGCACTGAGTGACCCGCTGAGGCTGGCTAGACAGAACCGCATCCAGCAGGCCAAGAAGAACCTGGACAAGGCCTTCCTGCCATGTAACGCTGTCAAGAAGCC CTGTGGTTCAGGTAGTTACTATGGAACTCTGTCAGGACCAGTGGAGGCCATGAGTCCTCTGTCAGTCGCCCGTAAAGCCCATCGCTCACCTGGACGCAACATCATTACCTCACCTCCCAAGAAAGGCAGTGGTTACAG CTATCCCAATGTTACACTGTCCAAATTTGAGCTGTATGCTGCAGACCCCTACGACAGACCCAAAGAAATACTGAAG AAGGACGCAGCGACCCATCGCTCCAAGTTAAGAGATGGTCCCTTCAAGCTCAACCTTCACCCCAGTGATTATTTCCAAGCCAATCCCTACCGCAGTGACAAGCCGCTGCCTCCAGCCCCTAGACTCCTCTCACCTGCACAGAAAGTGTCTGTTGTTCCCTTCAAGCCCTCGTCCCCCAGCAAACGG ATTGGAGGAATGAAAGCAGGGACGTTTGACACTTATCCCTCACATTCTGCTGATCAATACATCACTCGCCATCCCAAACACAGCAAGCAGGAGCCAGTCTTCCGTCCAGCTCCTGGTCCTAAGAGCACACCTGTCAAGAGTATTATCACAGCCAATGTTAACAG GAATGTGAATTCTGCAAACTACACATCATTTATTCCAGCTCCAGTGATGTTCTGA